A region of the Arachis hypogaea cultivar Tifrunner chromosome 15, arahy.Tifrunner.gnm2.J5K5, whole genome shotgun sequence genome:
aaataaaatatttgagttttaaatttaataaaaatataatttttgcataatggatactaaaatgtaatttttgagtAAATTATGTAAATTGCGAGATGGGTCTCACACATTGTAAATGAACATAAACCACTACATTCCTCTAACGATTTATGTTAAAACGAAAATTGGCCAAAAATTACGATAGGAGTCTTACGATTTCTGTGTAAGTTACAAATAGGCATAAACCGCGACAGAGGTCCAGCGGTTTATGCGTTGGTATAAATACGCGATAGGGAATCACAGATTATTCAGTTTGAGCCACTATCATTtcttagagagagaaagaaacattttctagagagaaggagagaagaaagggtGGTAAGGAAGACATTCTGTGACATTGCTGGGGCCGGGACTATGGCGGACGAACGCAGTCTTTACCAGTTCAACGGCGTTGTATACGTTGCCAGCGGCATAAACGAAGAGgtaagtttattttcttttagttattgTATTTCATATAACATAAAATATAGTATTTGGGTGCAGTAGATAGAACACATAATTTAGGATTGGCCAATTTATGATTTCAAAATTAAGATGTAAAATTTAAAGGTAGGATAAAATCTTTAAGTAGAATGATGATCCCCTTGTATTTGAGATATAGGATTCAAATTGTAAGGCTTGTAGGGTTGTTGATGATGTATCGTATTTAAAAggtaagatttaaaattttaggttttaaatatattagtttaaattttaatattatagttTTAGttatttagagtttaaaatttaattaaatattaaattttgtaaatagaaCGTAGTGATTGTATTTTACGTTCGTAAACTTTAAAATGATACGTTTTGTAGTTTAGgttttttaaatttaagatttaaattttaaaatttttagtttagagtttgattattttaaattaaagatttgatcttatatttaaatttaattaaatttaatttaaaattataagtttagtatctattttttgttataatcTATGGGTTAAACTTGTTAGTGATGGAATTTCATTTGATATGGTTATTTCTCTCACATGATACAACCAAGTAGGTATATTTATAGTGTCCGAAGGCAATAGAACATGCCTCTGCATGTCAGGATTGTATCCTATCTGGAGAGGACTAGTTTATACCACCTGGCGAGGCTCAACATGAGATGGTTCTGGTTGGATGAGCTCCTAGTCAGCGCATTCATTGAGAGATGGCGTCCTGAGATGCACATCTTTCATGCTGCAAGATGTTGCATACCAGTTGGGACTGCCCGTGGATGGTTTACCTGTATTCGGGTACCTTACAGATTTTGAGAAGCTGATGGATGATGGCAAACCCGCTTGGGAGTGGTTTCAGGAActatttggcaagcttctcccgCCGAATAAGGTAAAGCATTTTACAGTCCACTTTACCTGATTCCATGAGAGATTCAGGGTGCTCCCGGAGGGTGCTACGTACTACTGAGGACACCGTACGCATATATGCACGGGCTTACATCATGATGCTGCTATCCACTCAGTTGTTTGGTGACAAGAGTGGGAATCGGGTTCATAGAACGTAGTGGTTGCTATCCGCAACTCCGTATTCTCCCATTCCACATGTGCAAAGGCAACGAGCAAGATATTCGAGTTTCCATCTTGCGCGATAGCCAGAAGCGAAGTCTCGCCATACTTCCCATACAGATGAGTCCCATCGATGCTTACTAGTGACTTACAATGTCTGAATGCCTCAATGCATGGAGGGAATGTCCAAAAAAGGCGATAAAAGTATTCCGTAGACTCATCAATCTAATCACCTACACGTACCGGAGAAGTCTTCAACAATGCCACGGTTCTGTCCATCGTGCCTTGCACCCCAAGGATCCAACGAGGCAACTCAACATATGACTCTTCCCAATCTCCATAGATCTGTGCAACTGCCTTCTGTTTTATTATCCACACATTCCTATAACTAGGCCTGAATCCATAGATTGCCTCAGTAGTTTCTTGCAACACCTTAATCGTAACCGTTGAATCTGCCCTAACCAACAGAAAGATCCTCGCACAAATGACATGGTGATCGAGCTGTCGGTGGTCGCTTGAAATCGAAGTGGCCAAACAAGTGTGAGGACTATTGTACCTTTTAACCTCCCAATTACCCTTACGCTACCGAAGTGTGATGCGAATCATCCACGTGCAGCCGTTTCCAAACTCCTTGCATCTCCCATGATACTTCAGATGATCTGACTCTATCACCCGATACTAAACTCCACGACGGATGCTATAATCCTTAACACTCAACACAACTTCCTCCTTAGTCTGGAAAGATTGGCCAATCTGAAATTCTCCAGAAAGATTTCCCTCGTGTAGTCCTTGCCCTCCAAAGGTGGGATCTATGTCTGGTTGCCCGCCGACTACTTCCAAGTTCAACATCAAGAAATGTGGCGGTTGTTGGTGGGACCAAGAACTGGATGGCCCCTTACGTGTTGGTGGGTTCCAAGGAGTATCCTCCTTATTGTCCCCCAATATGTGATATGGCTCATCGTTTGAATCATCCTCTAACATCGGATTTTCAACATGATCTGGCTCACCATCACTTAAAAAACCAGGTGACCTAGCTAACCCTGCTGGAACATATGGAGGTTCAGCCAATAGACAACCAGATGTAACTATATGCATCAAAGTAGAAGCACCCCCCACCGTCGTCGACTGAGAATTCGGCGTTGATGCACCAGAATTGTCGACACCATCTTTCAATTTGGCATACAGCTCGTGTATTCTCACCTCCGGAAAATTGCGCCTACAATGAAACAAAACCTGCATGTCTTCGTCAAACCCCATCACAAATGTTTTATACTGCACACTAGTTGATACAACCGCAATCAAAATCTTGTAGAACACCTTCTTCACCCACTTGGCCCCACACAATCCTGCCTTTTGCAATATGCTTGTCTTTAGCTCTGACAAAGTATTTGTCGAACGGATAAAAACACTCACCGATTCTTTGTTAGTGAACTTAACACCGtgccttttgttttttttttccagagCACTGGAATAGAACAAaaaaaaactctcctcactatccATTTGTGAAAGTGTGAAAATGACTTTCTACCATCACACCAATCCCTCTTTGTTGGTATATATAGGCAAaattggtgcaagcataaaccgCTGGACCCCTGTCGCGGTTTATACCTATTTGCAACTTACACAGAAACCGCGAGACCCCTACCGCAGTTTCTGGCCAATTTTCGTTTCAACATAAACTGCTAGAGAAGTGTAGCGGTTTATGTTCATTTGCAATCCGTGGGACCCCTCTATCGGTTTACATAGTTtactaaaaaattacattttggtaTCCATTATGCAAAAGTTGTATTTCGATAAAAATTTGAAGCTC
Encoded here:
- the LOC112749002 gene encoding uncharacterized protein encodes the protein MQGVWKRLHVDDSHHTSVAADSTVTIKVLQETTEAIYGFRPSYRNVWIIKQKAVAQIYGDWEESYVELPRWILGVQGTMDRTVALLKTSPYGETSLLAIAQDGNSNILLVAFAHVEWENTELRIATTTFYEPDSHSCHQTTEWIAAS